A window of Armatimonadia bacterium genomic DNA:
GATCGCACAGGCTCCGTAGAAGCCGGCGAAGATCAGCAAGGACGGCGCGAAGCCCGCGTAGCGCTGGCGCAGGAACTGGGAGCCGATCATTGTGACGCCCGCGGTGAGGTAGCCCCAGGCGTTCGTCCCCGCGAAGACCAAGTGGCGCTGGTCCTGCGGGATGTAGTCGCCGACGGCGGCAGTGCTGGCGACGCTGACCATGGCCGATTGCATTCCAAGCAGCGCCGAGACGACCGAGATGACGGTGATCGTCGGCCACAGCGACGCGACTACCAGGCCACTTGTCCCCAACAGGAACCCCAAGAGCATCACCCGCTCACGGCCCACCTTGTCCGAGGCATGACCGGCTGCCCAGGCGACCAGCAATCGCCCGGCATAGTAGGGCAGGACGATCCAGTGGAGCTTGTTGCCCGCGCCGAGGTCGCTGATGAGGAGCGTCAGAGTCGTGAGCAACAGGCCCCAGCCCAGGTAGTTCGCCACCGACAGCGCGACCAGGTAGCGTCCGGCCAGGGGACGAAGCGCAGCCAGAGCATCGGAAAGCCTGGCCGGTGGCAAGACCTTCGGCTTCACGCGAATCGTCAGGGCCATGAGGTTGCCCAGCAGGCTCAGGCCAAAGGAGGCGACCAGTAGAGCCACCTGACCCCGTGCCGGATCCGAGTAGCTGCTCAGCAGCGTGCCCAGCAGGATCACGCCGAGCATCTGGCCTGAATAGGTCGCGCTCTGGAACAAGCCGGAAGTGGTGCCATAGCGCGAGCGCTGCGAGGCGTTGATGACCTGCGTCGGCCCGGTCGCCCAGAGCAACTCCGCGCCGAAGCCCCAGAGGATGGCCGCCGTCAGGGCGACAGCCGGACTCGGCCACAGGAGTAGCGCCGCCGGGAAGAGCGTGTACATCAGCGTACCGACCACGACGCACCAGCGCTCGCGGAGCTTGTGGAACACGTAGCCATAGACCGACAGGAAGGCCACGCCCCCGAGGTATACGCAGGCGAAGGTGGCGGTCGAGAGGCCGTCGCTCATCCCCGCGCGGTCCTTGAGGATGGGCAGGACGAACTGCTGCAGCGCGCCGGTGCCCAGGAAGATGAAGAAGAAGGCACCGCACAGGGAGACCACCGGCGGTATGCCGCCGGAGACTGGTGCAGTCTGGCTCTCTTGCGGAGAAGGCCGCTGCGCCGTGGAGGAGGAAGAGTCAAGGGTACAATTCTCGCGAGGAGTGTCTGACATGTATCGCACCACTATGGCGTCACTGTTGGCCGTCGTGCTGTGTGTTGCAGCAGGGGCACAGCGAGAGGCTACCATCACTGTGTACCCCGACAAGGCGCTGGGCCAGGTGAACTGGATGATCCTGGGCAACAACCAACTGGCGTACCAGGGCAGTGAACGTTATTCGAACCGCGGCGCCGGCCTGTGGGA
This region includes:
- a CDS encoding MFS transporter; its protein translation is MSDTPRENCTLDSSSSTAQRPSPQESQTAPVSGGIPPVVSLCGAFFFIFLGTGALQQFVLPILKDRAGMSDGLSTATFACVYLGGVAFLSVYGYVFHKLRERWCVVVGTLMYTLFPAALLLWPSPAVALTAAILWGFGAELLWATGPTQVINASQRSRYGTTSGLFQSATYSGQMLGVILLGTLLSSYSDPARGQVALLVASFGLSLLGNLMALTIRVKPKVLPPARLSDALAALRPLAGRYLVALSVANYLGWGLLLTTLTLLISDLGAGNKLHWIVLPYYAGRLLVAWAAGHASDKVGRERVMLLGFLLGTSGLVVASLWPTITVISVVSALLGMQSAMVSVASTAAVGDYIPQDQRHLVFAGTNAWGYLTAGVTMIGSQFLRQRYAGFAPSLLIFAGFYGACAILVTRMRAALRHDATGVQPSTQA